The DNA window agataaaaaaattcattttgaaaaatgtgaaagatgaaaaaatttattttgtgaaatataagggacgaaaaaatttattttatgaaatgtgaaggattatgaatcgaattatataaaatttaatttgataacTTTGCCCTTAAAATATGATCACGTGCAAGACACGTGGTGAATTCCGACAAAAAACTAGTCAGAAATCTaaatagggaccaaatttgaccaatgtgaatttataagggatgtaaaattacatttttaaaagtgagggatgaaaaaagttattttacaaaatgtgaggaactttttgaacgatttttcctatTGTAactaacaaaaaatttaaaaaatcaatgAATTAAAAGACGCACATCAATGTATTAAAAGTAGGAGAGTATTAGCAAATAATAATGTGACGTAAAATAAAGTACAattttttatatgatttatgaTTAACAGGATGCAGAGCAAAGATATTAAGAGAAGAATTGGCTTAGGGATAGAAGAGAGAAAACATAAGATCATGAGGCATGTCTCGTGATTTGTGGTGATttgtattttaaattattatctAAACTAACATAAGAAAGATTAAATTAAACTTAATTTGACACTTCAGGGGTAAGATTTCAAGACGAAAAAACTTTAGTGGGCGAATAAGATTAAACTAACAAAGTGAAGGAAAGTACCGGACATGTATATCCATACTAAATTCTCACACAGTACACGCACTAACAAAGTAGTGGGTTCAGTGTATATCTGTCCAAGAGATTCATCTGACTACACACACAACACAAAAACACACACTAAAACAAACGAAAATTCTCAGTACCCCTTCCTTTaatcttcttctcttctcacaAGAACTACTATACGCTCCCAAACCAAGGAAGAGGACAACAGCATACTTATTACTTAACACAGACACAGGACTGTTTCCTTGCAGTGGGTTCACTTTTTCTCTATCTAGGTTATAGACCCAACTATCAGCTGCTGGTACTGGTTTTTGTCTCTTGGTTggtttcaccttgatccgtccatccatcttcaaaaatcaccaaaatccacttctttttcttccctGGTTTTGTTTCCtcaatctttctttctttcttgcatagAACCTTATCAACAATACCGCCACCACTATCTTCTCCAGCTTCCCAGAACCCTCCAGGTATATTCACCTAATCACCCTCTTTTTATCCTTGTATATCTTATCGCACTTCATACACATCACATACTAAAAGAAAATGCAATCTCGAATCTATTGGATTAAGTATTCAACCACATTTTAGGGTGAAAAAGTTTCTGGGTTTTCTTGAACCCTtgaatctgccttttttttaccttgaaattgcaattactttttttttttttttggattttgaatATGTTTTTGGGTTTTTATTTCTCGGAGtttcattaaaaataaattgGTTGTTGAAAGTTTTGATCTTTCTATGTCAAATGCTGTTGTTAGATTGCTTTCTGTATTCTTgagttggtttttttttttttaaaaaaatttgttttcgtATCTGTGGTTAACAGCTACATCCTTGCTAGTTTGGTTATCATTTTTGTTGCTATGCAGGTTTGAGGCATTAGATCTGAGGCACTGAGTGAAGGTTCTGAGGTTTAGCTAAATTTTGTTACCGTGGTTCTTTCCCATTTTCTTATAACGGAGATCTAAGGGCTTAGTTTTAAGCTTTGCGTTTCAGGTTCAAATTGTTGTCGTTTTATGTTCCCCCGTCTTTCTTTCTCCTCCCATGCATCAGCATTCTTAGTACAGTATTTAAGTCTCTGTTTGGCTTTAAATATACCTCCATATCTAAGCCAGGTCAAAGTTTTTTCCGTTTCACCAGTAACGGCTAATTAAATTTTGTGGTGAGATCTGAAAAGGGTTTCTTTGTACGTTGATTTATCTAaggtaaaacaaagaaaaatcagCAAAAATGCAGAGGCCTCCACAGGAAGATTTTCAACTTAAGGAGACCAAACCCCACCTTGGTGGAGTGAAAATAACTGGAGATAAGCTTACTAGCACTCATGACCTTGTTGAGCAAATGCAGTACCTTTACGTTAGGGTGGTAAAGGCGAAAGATTTACCTGCGAAGGATGTTACTGGGAGTTGTGACCCTTACGTTGAGGTTAAGCTTGGGAACTATAGGGGCATGACACGACATTTTGAGAAAAAGACAAATCCTGAATGGAATCAGGTGTTTGCTTTTTCAAAGGATCGGCTTCAATCTTCTAATCTTGAGGTTACTGTGAAAGATAAGGATTTTGTGAAGGATGATTTTATAGGCAGAGTTATGTTTGACTTGAATGAGGTTCCAAAGAGAGTTCCTCCTGATAGTCCTCTGGCACCTCAGTGGTATAGATTGGAGGATAGGCAAGGGAACAAGGTTAGAGGAGAGCTGATGTTGGCTGTCTGGATGGGTACTCAGGCTGATGAAGCATTTCCTGAAGCCTGGCATTCAGATGCTGCGGCTGTTAGTGGTGCTGAGGGCCTCGCAAACATTAGGTCAAAGGTGTATTTGTCACCAAAGCTATGGTACCTGCGAGTTAATGTGATTGAAGCACAGGATTTAATACCGAGTGATAAGAGCAGGTTTCCTGAAGTCTTTGTGAAGGTCATCCTTGGGCATCAAGTTCTGAAGACCAGAGTATCCATGTCTAAGACAATTAACCCAATGTGGAACGAGGATCTTATATTTGTAGCTGCGGAGCCCTTTGAGGAGCCATTAATTTTGAGTGTGGAAGATAGAGTTGCACCTAATAAAGATGAAGTTCTTGGCAGGTGTGCTATTCCTCTGCACCAGTTGGAGAGGAGGTTGGATCACAAACCAATAAATTCTAGGTGGTATAATCTTGAAAAGTATGTGACTGTTGTTGAgggggaaaagaagagagaaataAAGTTTGCCAGCCGGATTCACACGAGGATCTGTCTGGAAGGTGGTTACCATGTTTTAGACGAATCGACCCACTACAGTAGTGATCTTAGACCGACAGCGAAACAGTTGTGGAAGTCAACCATTGGGGTTTTAGAATTGGGTATCTTGAATGCTGAGGGGCTATCACCTATGAAGACAAGGGATGGGCGGGCAACAACTGATGCTTACTGCGTGGCCAAATATGGGCAGAAGTGGGTGCGGACAAGGACAATTATCGATAACTTTACTCCCAAATGGAATGAACAGTACACTTGGGAGGTATATGACCCTTGCACGGTTATTACTATTGGTGTCTTTGATAACTGTCATCTGCAAGGAGGTGATAAATCTGGAGGTGCAAGGGACTTGAGGATTGGAAAGGTCAGAATTCGTCTTTCTACACTGGAAACAGATCGTGTTTACACACATGCTTATCCACTTCTGGTTTTGAATCCTTCTGGTGTGAAGAAGATGGGTGAAATACACCTGGCCGTGAGATTTAATTGCTCATCATTGCTGAATATGATGCATTTGTACTCACAACCTCTGTTGCCCaaaatgcattatatttatcCACTAACTGTCAGTCAGCTTGACATCTTGAGGCACCAGGCCACACAAATTGTCTCGATGAGACTTAGTCGTGCTGAGCCTCCTTTAAGGAAGGAGATAGTCGAGTATATGTTGGATGTTGGTTCCCACATGTGGAGTATGAGGAGAAGCAAGGCTAACTTTTTCAGAATAATGGGGGTTCTAGGTGGATTAATTGCTGTTGGGAAATGGTTTGACCAGATCTGCAATTGGAAGAACCCCATTACCACTGTTCTAATTCATATTCTGTTCTTAATACTGGTCTTGTACCCGGAGCTTATTCTACCAACCATTTTCTTGTACCTTTTCTTGATTGGAGTTTGGTACTACAGATGGAGGCCAAGGAATCCACCTCACATGGACACTCGATTGTCCTGTGCCGATAATGCTCATCCGGATGAACTGGATGAGGAGTTTGACTCATTTCCAACATCACGGCCTGCTGACATTGTCAGGATGAGGTATGATAGGTTGAGAAGTATTGCAGGAAGGATTCAGACTGTGGTTGGTGACTTGGCTACTCAAGGAGAGAGGCTCCAATCGCTGCTGAGCTGGAGAGACCCAAGAGCCACAGCtctatttgtgattttttgtcTGGTTGCTGCTATCGTGCTTTACGTCACACCGTTTCAAGTAGTGGCCCTTCTTActggattttatgttttaagacaTCCAAGATTCCGTTACAAACTTCCGTCAGTGCCGTTGAATTTCTTTAGGAGGTTACCTGCTAGAACAGACTGCATGCTCTGAGTTTTGGCTGTCGATTCCTGCATCGACTTGTGGCTGGGTTTTCCCCATTTTCTTGCTGCATGATGAGGATACAGACCACATGGAGGCCTGTTTGCTTTGTCTCACTTAGCGGTGAAAATTGCTTCCTTCTATGATGTGTAAGATACATTGTTCTCAATGATGTAATAGGTTTTGTGGATTTGCagttaatttaatttttgtttatagGAGCTTTGTTCTGTTGTTGAACGTTGATCTATGCTAGTTCACCGTCCTTCAGTATGTGATTCATCTAATCGGCCTTGACAATCTATGCATTAAATTGTTACTGTTGGCACCTTCTTGTTCTTTCATTCTTCTGGCTTCTGTtttcatttgtttctttttgaactTTTGGAGGCTTACTTGCAAGAGTTTACAAGAAATCATAAAAAGTTTCTTGAAGTTTTAATGTTGGACTGGCATGTTTTGCTGAATTTTCAATTAGATGTACCGTTATTTTCAGGAAAATGATGCAGTCTAATCGATAACTCAATAATGAAGTTGACAGTATTGGATAGCGACGCTCTACCTATTGTTCGTTAGCTGTCCCCTTTATCCATTGGCTTTTGTCCAAGTCGTTAGAACTATCTTGTATTTCCAGTATATGTTTAGTTGATTAATTGTCATTATAGAAGGGAAGGTCAGGAGATGTTGTGCCTGCAGTGATTGATGATTACAAAAATTTTCTCATGTGCAATTGAGTGGACGACTATATGGAATGGAAATACAATCCTTTGTATTGTCATTGTGTGGTGCCTCATATTTTAGTGAATATTATTTAGTGAAACATTTTCTATAATATAATGTATGTGAAAGAAAAGTGTGGTTGGAAAGATAGAAGTTAAAGAGTTAGTCGGAAAACGGTGATTAGGGAACAATTCAAAATGTATTTTCTTAAGTCCGTTcggattttaattttttgagggtttttttttttggtataaaaGTACGaagatgtgatgtatatgagattaaaaagtgattgaaagATGTGATAAGAAATATTCAGTCAGAAACCCGAAAAGTTTTTCCACAAAAAATGCAATCAAAACAAGgaatttcttcttctcttttatttGGTTCCCTTTTAGAATTCGAAATTGATTAAAATTAGAATAATAATATTCTACTCAAATGAATCTCTCTATTTCCATAGATATGAATGAATCCGAATTCAATGAGAAGACAACCAAAAGCAGCAGATTTATTTTCAATCCGGAAATGGTTTGTGTCTAGTACTATTGTAAGCAAAAAATTCTTAATGGTGTGTGATTTGAGGTCAGAATCTGATTAATTTATTGAGGTCATAGGATTAGTGGTACTTGGAAATATGTATAAGCCACCAGACATATCTGGTTGCGTACCTACCTACTTTGCAAtgcttggattttttttttttttaatttataaatTACTGTGTACTAAGCTTCTCGGGGGATAAGAACAGCAATTAACAAACTACATGGTACTTCGTAATCAATTTCAATTCCCCTCTTATTAAGGAAGATTAAAAAACTATTACAGCAGCAGCCACCATCACCAGTCTTAGGCCACCAACCAAAGTCATACTATTTGAGATGTAATTTACGTTTTGCAGCCTTGTTTTAGTCATTTGTACGTCATCCTTTCGTTTCCCGGATCAACAaaaacatgttttttttttttttgggttttcttGGATCTATTATTTTAATGGTTTGATTCCCTCTCAAattcttacattttttttttttacctcttCTCAGCCTGTCAAGCTTCTAATTTGCTTTACGAAATTCTCTCCATGATTTTGTTAAACAAATTGTGCCCGACGATTTCTAATTAACTCGCGTGAAAAATGAAGCTAATTTTTGTAATCTTATCGACTAGTTTTGTCCACAAACCAACAAATTGTGCCAGACGATTTCTAATTAGCTCGTGTGAAA is part of the Coffea eugenioides isolate CCC68of chromosome 6, Ceug_1.0, whole genome shotgun sequence genome and encodes:
- the LOC113776108 gene encoding FT-interacting protein 7-like, translated to MQRPPQEDFQLKETKPHLGGVKITGDKLTSTHDLVEQMQYLYVRVVKAKDLPAKDVTGSCDPYVEVKLGNYRGMTRHFEKKTNPEWNQVFAFSKDRLQSSNLEVTVKDKDFVKDDFIGRVMFDLNEVPKRVPPDSPLAPQWYRLEDRQGNKVRGELMLAVWMGTQADEAFPEAWHSDAAAVSGAEGLANIRSKVYLSPKLWYLRVNVIEAQDLIPSDKSRFPEVFVKVILGHQVLKTRVSMSKTINPMWNEDLIFVAAEPFEEPLILSVEDRVAPNKDEVLGRCAIPLHQLERRLDHKPINSRWYNLEKYVTVVEGEKKREIKFASRIHTRICLEGGYHVLDESTHYSSDLRPTAKQLWKSTIGVLELGILNAEGLSPMKTRDGRATTDAYCVAKYGQKWVRTRTIIDNFTPKWNEQYTWEVYDPCTVITIGVFDNCHLQGGDKSGGARDLRIGKVRIRLSTLETDRVYTHAYPLLVLNPSGVKKMGEIHLAVRFNCSSLLNMMHLYSQPLLPKMHYIYPLTVSQLDILRHQATQIVSMRLSRAEPPLRKEIVEYMLDVGSHMWSMRRSKANFFRIMGVLGGLIAVGKWFDQICNWKNPITTVLIHILFLILVLYPELILPTIFLYLFLIGVWYYRWRPRNPPHMDTRLSCADNAHPDELDEEFDSFPTSRPADIVRMRYDRLRSIAGRIQTVVGDLATQGERLQSLLSWRDPRATALFVIFCLVAAIVLYVTPFQVVALLTGFYVLRHPRFRYKLPSVPLNFFRRLPARTDCML